One window of Serinus canaria isolate serCan28SL12 chromosome 3, serCan2020, whole genome shotgun sequence genomic DNA carries:
- the GCM1 gene encoding chorion-specific transcription factor GCMa, with the protein MLKGADDSVMEQEDSASRHGEMTSWDINDIKLPQHVSQIDWFQEWPDSYVKHIYSSEDKNAQRHHSSWAMRNTNNHNSRILKKSCLGVVVCGNNCSTLDGRKIYLRPAICDKARQKQQRKCCPNCNGPLRLLSCRGHGGYPVTNFWRHEGQFIFFQSKGAHDHPRPETKLEAEARRSIQKAKTAFSPSSLRLKRIQEVEVTLAIGR; encoded by the exons ATGCTGAAAGGTGCAGATGATTCTGTTATGGAGCAGGAGGACTCCGCTTCCCGACATGGAGAAATGACGAGCTGGGATATCAATGACATCAAACTTCCTCAG CATGTGAGCCAGATAGACTGGTTTCAAGAATGGCCAGATTCCTATGTAAAACATATCTATAGCTCAGAGGATAAAAATGCTCAGAggcaccacagcagctgggcaaTGAGAAACACCAACAACCACAACTCTCGCATCTTAAAAAAGTCCTGCCTTGGGGTGGTGGTTTGTGGTAACAACTGCTCTACCTTGGATGGGAGGAAGATCTACCTAAGACCAGCCATATGTGATAAAGCCAGGCAAAAACAACAGC GAAAATGCTGTCCAAACTGCAATGGACCGCTGCGGCTCCTTTCCTGCCGAGGCCATGGTGGTTACCCAGTTACCAACTTCTGGAGGCATGAAGGCCAATTCATATTTTTCCAG TCCAAAGGAGCTCACGACCACCCACGTCCAGAAACAAAACtagaagcagaagcaagaagATCAATCCAAAAAGCAAAGACAGCGTTTTCTCCATCTTCTCTAAGACTAAAAAGAATCCAGGAGGTTGAGGTAACTCTTGCTATTGGTAGATGA